In Legionella sp. PATHC035, a genomic segment contains:
- a CDS encoding EamA family transporter, which produces MNPSSWYLPSLIALCLYGAWGYWGTRASSFINPLSITFYSSIGVLISGIIALVLLDFKLDLCPRGGAYGLLNGLASGIACIFFILALQNGPTMPVVLVTSMYPMITLLLCVVFLKQGLTFKHGLGMVFAILALILLATE; this is translated from the coding sequence ATGAATCCGAGCTCTTGGTATTTGCCTTCACTCATTGCTTTATGTCTTTATGGTGCCTGGGGCTATTGGGGCACAAGAGCATCAAGCTTTATCAATCCTCTTTCCATTACCTTTTATTCAAGTATCGGCGTATTAATTTCAGGCATCATCGCCTTGGTATTACTTGATTTTAAATTGGATCTTTGCCCGCGGGGAGGAGCGTATGGGTTATTGAATGGTTTAGCGAGTGGTATTGCCTGTATTTTTTTCATTTTGGCACTACAAAATGGACCTACAATGCCGGTAGTGCTCGTCACATCCATGTACCCTATGATTACTCTATTATTATGCGTCGTGTTTCTCAAGCAAGGATTGACTTTCAAACATGGATTGGGAATGGTTTTTGCAATTCTTGCGTTAATCTTACTGGCGACAGAATGA